From the Lytechinus variegatus isolate NC3 chromosome 5, Lvar_3.0, whole genome shotgun sequence genome, the window cTTTTGGCTTCAGCCGCCAATGCCCCGAAGGCCTATAAATGTATGAGAAAGATGGCGACGATATTCATTCTTTTTACAAGTGGAAAAGATAAGGAGCGCAGATGAAGGATCCAGGAAAACCAAGCTACTTACTCTATTACCAAGATCGACGAATCGGAATGCATCAAAGGTCACGCCCACAAAACCGatagcatcatcatcaatacGGGTTGACGTGTCAACTGCACACCTGCTTTCAGAAAATCGCGTTTCATaaggtttgaaaaaataaattaataaaatgggaaaaaaattatgattcatgttattaaataatatttttaaatcatcaaTACTGCCAATTTGTAAGCATGCATTTTTTTGGAAGTACGTGATAAATCGCACTCTCTAATCATTATGTTATAATTGGGAGATAGATATGCAACTATCGCTAACGTACTTTAATCATATAAAATTAACAGAACGTAATATATTAcgatataaaaataaagaattctTATAAGGAGAAAAACACAATTAATTCAAAACCTAACTAAATCCTATAAATCAGCTCAGATAATAATGACAcactgaattaaaaaagaaaacgaagaaaaaGTGATATACATTTTCGTCTTCGTAGGTGTGATGTTTATTTGAGCAGAGGAAAATGGACCAATCGTTTCTTATGTCCCTCGGAAACTGTCACAATAGTCtacggacccccccccctaccccgCCACCATGACTGGTATTATGACCCCTGCTCACTGCATTATCCATTTTCATAAATACGTACCCATCTCTTATGATAGTCCATTGCTCATCGTTATAGGAAGCAGATGGTGTGGCTACACAACTCCTGACAGATACATCGAGAGACCTTTCTTGCGAAAGAACCGATGCTCCTAGATACAGCTCTTCGTTCAGGTCCACATCCACAGGATACTCAGAATCAGCATACCTGTCCCTGAAATTGCCATCTTTGAAGATATCTAAAGAGAATTCATACCGCCCTGTGGAAATTTTTGACGAATTCAGCTGATAGTCGGTAATCTGGTAAGGGTCTAGTCCGAGATGCGCTGACCGGTTGTATCCACAAGAAAAAGGCATGAAAACTTCGGTTAGCCGAGATATTAAGCTATCTGTAGCTCTCTCAACGACAGTGTTACTGTATACGATTTGAGTGTCATACTCCTGTAACGTTACAATAATATGAAAGAAACGCAAATGGTTAAGAGTGTTTTTCTCCAAAAAGCATAATCATTAAAACTGTGTAGGCCTTTTGAGAAGCCAAAGTATAATATGGAAACATGATGTCTATGGGTATTTCTGAATGAAGAAAGGATGCGAGATGTAGGCATATATACTAGATCTGGTCTTCATTCATTACACTTTGTATACAGTATTTGGAAAATATCGTGTTTGTGCACTCTCATCACATTTTAAAGTGTGATTCTgtcgaaaattatttttaaagtttaccTTAAATTGTTGTATTTTGACCTGATTCGGATAAAAAGTTATCTATTTGTGATACAACAACTTTCACATTAAGGATATGCTTCATGCGTTATATTCTTTACCTTTATTTCGGTTCCGCAGTCTGTAAGGTTAGTAAAGATACTGATGAAGCGATTGTCGTCAGAGATCTCTCCTGTGCAGTTAGCATCTGCAAGGAGATGAAGATCCCCACCTTTTGTAACCCCTCCCACGAGCGAGAGGGGGATAGTCACTACCATGCTGAAGGAACCACATCGCAATGTGATCTTGTCAACTGAAAAGATAGGTGGTGTgctgtttaaaggggaagtttgcTCTGATAGGAAAAATAGGCTATTGTAAAACGGAAAAAATATCAACACCTCTCTGCAAAAAAATCTGACACCAAatgcaaaatattatattttgaagTGTGTCAAATAGTTGAGCCTATATGCACCACAATGGTGACAGGCATAAAAGTTCAAATAAACTCCTTTTTGGGGGTATATTACGAAATAGGGCAAGTTGTCTTCATTGAATCATGTTAAGTAAATGTCGATAACTGAACGTTCAAGATGGGAAATCTCCAACTTAAAATACATCATATCCATGGAGCTTCATGTTATATCCATGTTGGGAGATATTCAcaaacctcaatatatacaagataTAGTGAATGTATGACATCACTAATTTGCTCATATGCATACTATTCGTGATGTGCATACACCTGTTTTGtgcaaataaattttaaaatgctgtATTGTTTCTCAAAATATGATTCAtatgaattaatatttcaatGGCATACTTATCAtctttttcaattcaaactttAAAAGAAAGACACTTTGATAATCTGAtgtgttgaaatatatttaatatactTAGTTACATTTATTAGAAACAATTACCTGGCTTGGATGTTGTTGGAAGCACAGTTGTTCCATTTCCCCAATCTGGGAGTCTTGTCGCCGACGATATCTCGGAAGGACTATGCGGTAGAGAATAAGGATTAGTTGGATATCCTGTGCCTTCAGATGGACCTGTTAGATTTTTAAATCCGGTGGACAGTGGTGTTGGACTTTCTGTTCCTGCAGATGAAGTTGTTGAATACCATGATCCTACAGTTGGGGATGGAGTTGTTGGGGTTCCCGTTCCATCAGAAGGAAATGTTGGATTTGCCGTTCCTGCTAATGGAGATGTTGGGTTTCCTGTTCCTCCAGATGGAGATGTTGGGTTTCCTGTTCCTCCAGATGGAGATGTTGGGTTTCCTGTTCCTCCAGATGGAGATGTTGGGTTTCCTGTTCCTCCAGATGGAGATGTTGGGTTTCCTGTTCCTCCAGATTGAGATGTTGGGTTTCCTGTTCCTCCAGATTGAGATGTGGGGTTTCCCGTTCCTCCAGATTGAGATGTTGGGTTTCCTGTTCCTCCAGATTGAGATGTTGGGTTTCCCGTTCCTCCAGATTGAGATGTTGGGTTTCCCGTTCCTCCAGATTGAGATGTTGGGTTTCCCGTCCCTCCAGATTGAGATGTTGGGTTTCCTGTTCCTGCAGATGGAGATGTTGGGTTTCCTGTTCCTCCAGATTGAGATGTTGGGTTTCCTGTTCCTCCAGATGGAGATGTTGGGTTTCCTGTTCCTCCAGATTGAGATGTTGGGTTTCCTGTTCCTGCAGATGGAGATGTTGGGTTTCCTGTTCCTCCAGATGGAGATGTTGGGTTTCCTGTTCCTCCAGATTGAGATGTTGGGTTTCCTGTTCCTCCAGATGGAGATGTTGGGTTTCCTGTTCCTGCAGATGGAGATGTTGGGTTTCCTGTTCCTCCAGATGGAGATGTTGGGTTTCCTGTTCCTCCAGATTGAGATGTTGGGTTTCCTGTTCCTCCAGATGGAGATGTTGGGTTTCCTGTTCCTCCAGATTGAGATGTTGGGTTTCCTGTTCCTGCAGATGGAGATGTTGGGTTTCCCGTTCCTCCAGATTGAGATGTTGGGTTTCCTGTTCCTCCAGATTGAGATGTTGGGTTTCCTGTTCCTCCAGATGGAGATGTTGGGTTTCCTGTTCCTCCAGATGGAGATGTGGGGTTTCCCGTTCCTCCAGATGGAGATGTGGGGTTTCCTGTTCCTCCAGATGGAGATGTTGGGTTTCCTGTTCCTCCAGATGGAGATGTTGGGTCTCCTGTTCCTCCAGATGGAGATGTTGGGTTTCCTGTTCCTCCAGATGGAGATGTTGGGTTTCCTGTTCCTGCAGATGGAGATGTTGGGTTTCCTGTTCCTCCAGATGGAGATGTTGGGTTTCCTGTTCCTCCAGATTGAGATGTTGGGTTTCCTGTTCCTCCAGATGGAGATGTTGGGTTTCCTGTTCCTCCAGATTGAGATGTTGGGTTTCCTGTTCCTGCAGATGGAGATGTTGGGTTTCCCGTTCCTCCAGATTGAGATGTTGGGTTTCCTGTTCCTCCAGATTGAGATGTTGGGTTTCCCGTTCCTCCAGATTGAGATGTTGGGTTTCCTGTTCCTCCAGATTGAGATGTTGGGTTTCCTGTTCCTCCAGATGGAGATGTTGGGTTTCCCGTTCCTCCAGATGGAGATGTTGGGTTTCCTGTTCCTGCAGATGGAGATGTTGGGTTTCCTGTTCCTCCAGATGGAGATGTGGGGTTTCCCGTTCCTCCAGATTGAGATGTTGGGTTTCCTGTTCCTCCAGATTGAGATGTGGGGTTTCCTGTTCCTCCAGATTGAGATGTTGGGTTTCCTGTTCCTCCAGATGGAGATGTTGGGTTTCCTGTTCCTCCAGATTGAGATGTTGGGTTTCCTGTTCCTCCAGATGGAGATGTTGGGTTTCCCGTTCCTCCAGATGGAGATGTGGGGTTTCCTGTTCCTCCAGATGGAGATGTTGGGTTTCCTGTTCCTCCAGATGGAGATGTGGGGTTTCCTGTTCCTCCAGATTGAGATGTGGGGTTTCCCGTTCCTCCAGATTGAGATGTTGGGTTTCCTGTTCCTCCAGATGGAGATGTTGGGTTTCCCGTTCCTCCAGATTGAGATGTTGGGTTTCCTGTCCCTCCGGATTGAGATGTGGGGTTTCCTGTTCCTCCAGATGGAGATGTGGGGTTTCCCGTTCCTCCAGATGGAGATGTTGGGTTTCCCGTTCCTGCAGATGGAGATGTTGGGTTTCCTGTTCCTCCAGATGGAGATGTTGGGTTTCCTGTTCCTCCAGATGGAGATGTTGGGTTTCCTGTTCCTCCAGATGGAGATGTTGGGTTTCCCGTTCCTCCAGATGGAGATGTGGGGTTTCCTGTTCCTCCAGATGGAGATGTTGGGTTTCCTGTTCCTGCAGATGGAGATGTTGGGTTTCCTGTTCCTCCAGATGGAGATGTTGGGTTTCCTGTTCCTCCAGATGGAGATGTTGGGTTTCCTGGTGATGTAGAAGGAGTTATCGGATCTCCTGGTGCAATAAACGACATTTACTGTACATAATTTAGTATCAATTTAGTAATGATTAAATGAGTTCTTAGAGGATTTTTTCTATTCCGATGTTGTATAGAACCACTGAACCACTTAGTAAGTAAATTAATTCCCTTGAAAAATTGATTGGGCAAACTATCCTACCAGAAGCGATTTTGAGCTATTTTGAGGAAAGATGGGCGTCTACAGTCAGATCGTGGACAAGTGATAACGTCTTCCACTATAACCTATGGGTAATCAGGCCCTATTTGCTTTGCATTCTACGTCTGAAAAGATTTTAATAAAGAAAGAGTTTAGAGGTACCGGTACACATGGTCGGAggaagaaaatgcatattttacaaaagaatTTAATTGCCATCTACGGAGGAGGGTGTGAAATCGTAAATTGTGTGATAAATAAGGTGACAAAGTAATGACATCTTTGGGCCAAATTataatctaaatctaaatctagcTCCTGATTCaacataaaaaggacatttttttttgcatttaga encodes:
- the LOC121415612 gene encoding collagen alpha-1(I) chain-like isoform X1 codes for the protein MSYGENCAAFVKLDYRWDNARGYCSDRSGRLVEIATEVQNQLLVSMANEQDDGSRPDWWIGGFRDDRRSDDEEVLFVDGPAVTNTFWAPGEPNGNLEHCVDLLSDNFGWNDDRCGQNNGYICQYPGTRGPLQCNDPGAPAHGTYNTSHPNWLHGSYVMFSCDVGYELVGDARIECGQSGFYNGNRPECKPISCSSQFPTLPHSTAYEPNSTEYRSVVVYFCQDLYYPVGDVTSVCQADGTWSQPMGTCEGDPITPSTSPGNPTSPSGGTGNPTSPSGGTGNPTSPSAGTGNPTSPSGGTGNPTSPSGGTGNPTSPSGGTGNPTSPSGGTGNPTSPSGGTGNPTSPSAGTGNPTSPSGGTGNPTSPSGGTGNPTSQSGGTGNPTSQSGGTGNPTSPSGGTGNPTSQSGGTGNPTSQSGGTGNPTSPSGGTGNPTSPSGGTGNPTSPSGGTGNPTSPSGGTGNPTSQSGGTGNPTSPSGGTGNPTSQSGGTGNPTSQSGGTGNPTSQSGGTGNPTSPSGGTGNPTSPSAGTGNPTSPSGGTGNPTSPSGGTGNPTSQSGGTGNPTSQSGGTGNPTSQSGGTGNPTSQSGGTGNPTSPSAGTGNPTSQSGGTGNPTSPSGGTGNPTSQSGGTGNPTSPSGGTGNPTSPSAGTGNPTSPSGGTGNPTSPSGGTGDPTSPSGGTGNPTSPSGGTGNPTSPSGGTGNPTSPSGGTGNPTSPSGGTGNPTSQSGGTGNPTSQSGGTGNPTSPSAGTGNPTSQSGGTGNPTSPSGGTGNPTSQSGGTGNPTSPSGGTGNPTSPSAGTGNPTSPSGGTGNPTSQSGGTGNPTSPSGGTGNPTSPSAGTGNPTSQSGGTGNPTSPSGGTGNPTSQSGGTGNPTSPSAGTGNPTSQSGGTGNPTSQSGGTGNPTSQSGGTGNPTSQSGGTGNPTSQSGGTGNPTSQSGGTGNPTSQSGGTGNPTSPSGGTGNPTSPSGGTGNPTSPSGGTGNPTSPSGGTGNPTSPLAGTANPTFPSDGTGTPTTPSPTVGSWYSTTSSAGTESPTPLSTGFKNLTGPSEGTGYPTNPYSLPHSPSEISSATRLPDWGNGTTVLPTTSKPVDKITLRCGSFSMVVTIPLSLVGGVTKGGDLHLLADANCTGEISDDNRFISIFTNLTDCGTEIKEYDTQIVYSNTVVERATDSLISRLTEVFMPFSCGYNRSAHLGLDPYQITDYQLNSSKISTGRYEFSLDIFKDGNFRDRYADSEYPVDVDLNEELYLGASVLSQERSLDVSVRSCVATPSASYNDEQWTIIRDGCAVDTSTRIDDDAIGFVGVTFDAFRFVDLGNRVYIHCDLLVCQAISEGGHSDCDPACLGTSSNRYDRDVGGHSLHQRRIMRGPLRLKRSAHILSSHDMKGYDKIPVFHLTFKVWIVMIVTMATLCIILLGLIAGLILMQRITTYRQSPNMCPEEPRA
- the LOC121415612 gene encoding collagen alpha-1(III) chain-like isoform X2, with product MSYGENCAAFVKLDYRWDNARGYCSDRSGRLVEIATEVQNQLLVSMANEQDDGSRPDWWIGGFRDDRRSDDEEVLFVDGPAVTNTFWAPGEPNGNLEHCVDLLSDNFGWNDDRCGQNNGYICQYPISCSSQFPTLPHSTAYEPNSTEYRSVVVYFCQDLYYPVGDVTSVCQADGTWSQPMGTCEGDPITPSTSPGNPTSPSGGTGNPTSPSGGTGNPTSPSAGTGNPTSPSGGTGNPTSPSGGTGNPTSPSGGTGNPTSPSGGTGNPTSPSGGTGNPTSPSAGTGNPTSPSGGTGNPTSPSGGTGNPTSQSGGTGNPTSQSGGTGNPTSPSGGTGNPTSQSGGTGNPTSQSGGTGNPTSPSGGTGNPTSPSGGTGNPTSPSGGTGNPTSPSGGTGNPTSQSGGTGNPTSPSGGTGNPTSQSGGTGNPTSQSGGTGNPTSQSGGTGNPTSPSGGTGNPTSPSAGTGNPTSPSGGTGNPTSPSGGTGNPTSQSGGTGNPTSQSGGTGNPTSQSGGTGNPTSQSGGTGNPTSPSAGTGNPTSQSGGTGNPTSPSGGTGNPTSQSGGTGNPTSPSGGTGNPTSPSAGTGNPTSPSGGTGNPTSPSGGTGDPTSPSGGTGNPTSPSGGTGNPTSPSGGTGNPTSPSGGTGNPTSPSGGTGNPTSQSGGTGNPTSQSGGTGNPTSPSAGTGNPTSQSGGTGNPTSPSGGTGNPTSQSGGTGNPTSPSGGTGNPTSPSAGTGNPTSPSGGTGNPTSQSGGTGNPTSPSGGTGNPTSPSAGTGNPTSQSGGTGNPTSPSGGTGNPTSQSGGTGNPTSPSAGTGNPTSQSGGTGNPTSQSGGTGNPTSQSGGTGNPTSQSGGTGNPTSQSGGTGNPTSQSGGTGNPTSQSGGTGNPTSPSGGTGNPTSPSGGTGNPTSPSGGTGNPTSPSGGTGNPTSPLAGTANPTFPSDGTGTPTTPSPTVGSWYSTTSSAGTESPTPLSTGFKNLTGPSEGTGYPTNPYSLPHSPSEISSATRLPDWGNGTTVLPTTSKPVDKITLRCGSFSMVVTIPLSLVGGVTKGGDLHLLADANCTGEISDDNRFISIFTNLTDCGTEIKEYDTQIVYSNTVVERATDSLISRLTEVFMPFSCGYNRSAHLGLDPYQITDYQLNSSKISTGRYEFSLDIFKDGNFRDRYADSEYPVDVDLNEELYLGASVLSQERSLDVSVRSCVATPSASYNDEQWTIIRDGCAVDTSTRIDDDAIGFVGVTFDAFRFVDLGNRVYIHCDLLVCQAISEGGHSDCDPACLGTSSNRYDRDVGGHSLHQRRIMRGPLRLKRSAHILSSHDMKGYDKIPVFHLTFKVWIVMIVTMATLCIILLGLIAGLILMQRITTYRQSPNMCPEEPRA